Within Sphingobium aromaticiconvertens, the genomic segment GCAGGTCCGCCGCTGAGCGAAGAGCCGGGCCTTGGCTCGCTCACGCTGGGCGGATGGCTGCGCGAGGTTACGCAACGTTCCGGTCCCCGCGAGGCGCTGGTCATGCACGAGGCGCAGGGCGTCACGCGCTGGTCCTATGACGAATTGTGGGCGCGCGCCAATGCGGTGGCGCGCGCCTTGATCGCCTGCGGTGTGGGCAAGGGCACGCGCGTCGGCGTGTTGATGACCAACCGGCCCGAATTTCTGTCGGCGGTGTTTGGCACGGCGTTGGCGGGGGGCGTTGCGACGACGATCAGCACCTTCTCCACCCCGGCGGAACTGGAGCATCTGCTCCAGTCTTCCGCCTGTACGGTGTTGTTGATGGAGCGGGCAGTCCTGAAGAAGGACTTTGCCGCGATGGTCGCGGGGCTGGAACCTGCGATCGGCACGGCGGCGCCCGGTGAACTGGCCGCGCCGCAATTCCCCTTCCTGCGGCATATCGCGTCGGTGGGCGGTGGGCCGGGCATGATCGAGGGTTGGGACGATTTCCTGGCGCGCGGCGATGCGGTTGCCGGGGCGCTGGTCGATGCGAGGGCGGCGACGGTGACGCCTGCAGATCCGGGGGTATTGTTCTTCTCTTCCGGTTCGACCGCCAAGCCCAAGGGCATAGTGTCGATGCACCGCGGCGTCACGCTCCAGCTATGGCGCTGGAAGCGGTTTCTGGTGGCGAAGGAGGATGCGCGAGCATGGTCGGCCAATGGCTTCTTCTGGTCGGGCAATTTCGCGATGGCGATCGGCGGCGCGCTGTCGTCGGGCGGCAGCCTGATCCTTCAGGCGACCTTCCAGCCCGATGAAGCCCTGACTCTGATGGAGCAGGAAAAGGCGACGATGGCCTTTGCTTGGCCGCATCAATGGGCGCAGTTGGAGGCGGCGTCCAACTGGAACGAAGTCGACCTGTCGTCGCTCCATTATGTCGGCACGCACACGCCCCTGGGCAAGCACCCGACGGTCGACACCGACTGGCAGGAGCCGATGGCCGCCTATGGCAATACAGAG encodes:
- a CDS encoding class I adenylate-forming enzyme family protein: MSATPLSIVAGPPLSEEPGLGSLTLGGWLREVTQRSGPREALVMHEAQGVTRWSYDELWARANAVARALIACGVGKGTRVGVLMTNRPEFLSAVFGTALAGGVATTISTFSTPAELEHLLQSSACTVLLMERAVLKKDFAAMVAGLEPAIGTAAPGELAAPQFPFLRHIASVGGGPGMIEGWDDFLARGDAVAGALVDARAATVTPADPGVLFFSSGSTAKPKGIVSMHRGVTLQLWRWKRFLVAKEDARAWSANGFFWSGNFAMAIGGALSSGGSLILQATFQPDEALTLMEQEKATMAFAWPHQWAQLEAASNWNEVDLSSLHYVGTHTPLGKHPTVDTDWQEPMAAYGNTETFTISTMFDSGTPVERIAGSHGMPLHGNVFKIVEPLTGAVVPLGDRGEIAVKGPTLMLGYLGVPLDETLDGDGFFRTGDGGYFDAQGRLFWEGRLNDIIKTGGANVSPIEIDAIIKSCPGVKVTQTVGVPHEMLGELVVTCIVRHEGATLDENAVRDFAKAQLASYKVPRRVLFFIEDDLKLTGSAKIKTADLKTLVVKHLEAEGQ